A single window of Hymenobacter sp. APR13 DNA harbors:
- a CDS encoding alpha-amylase family glycosyl hydrolase encodes MLRFFTPGLLALSLLAGCQPKQPVLDLTPNVCAPDAPAAYTVRHPAWADSASIYEVNIRQYTPEGTFRAFEKHLPRLDSMGVGILWLMPVQPIGQQNRKGTLGSQYSIRDYRAVNPEFGTLDDLRHLTEAAHKRGMHVILDWVANHTSWDSQLAQQHPDWFTKDARGQFVPPVSDWQDVIDLDYSKPELRRYMQQSMVFWLREAGFDGFRCDVAGLVPTDFWNQTRPLLEQVKPVFMLAEWDELHAPPFLKKGEFSPNTKLLEKAFDATYGLRLRYLLDSISRRQQPTAALDKYFQAERAKYPASSYLMYFTSSHDINSWDGTEYERLGQSAQTQAVLTALLPGIPMVYSGQEAALKKRLRFFDKDTINWNGYPLQDFYTRLLQLKKRHPALRNGDPCSEFERVENSSSEVYSFIRRRGEAAVLTVANLGRQPHEVRPTTLGPGIYRELFSGQVLKLGSGSKLLVPAYGYRVYERLPDLPRNGLW; translated from the coding sequence ATGCTCCGTTTCTTTACCCCTGGCCTGCTGGCGCTGAGTTTGCTGGCCGGCTGCCAACCCAAGCAGCCCGTCCTCGACCTCACGCCCAACGTCTGCGCGCCCGACGCCCCGGCCGCCTACACCGTCCGCCACCCCGCCTGGGCCGACTCGGCCAGCATCTACGAGGTCAATATCCGGCAGTACACGCCGGAGGGCACGTTTCGGGCTTTTGAGAAGCACTTACCGCGCCTGGATAGCATGGGTGTGGGCATTCTGTGGCTGATGCCGGTGCAGCCCATCGGGCAGCAAAACCGCAAGGGCACGCTCGGCAGCCAGTATTCCATCCGGGATTATCGGGCCGTCAACCCCGAGTTCGGCACCCTAGACGACCTGCGCCACCTCACCGAGGCCGCCCACAAGCGCGGCATGCACGTGATTCTGGACTGGGTGGCCAACCACACCAGCTGGGACAGCCAACTGGCCCAACAGCACCCCGACTGGTTCACGAAAGATGCCCGCGGCCAGTTCGTGCCGCCCGTATCCGACTGGCAGGACGTCATCGACCTCGACTATAGCAAGCCGGAGCTGCGCCGCTACATGCAGCAAAGCATGGTGTTCTGGCTGCGCGAAGCCGGTTTCGACGGCTTCCGCTGCGACGTGGCCGGCCTCGTGCCCACCGACTTCTGGAACCAGACCCGGCCGCTGCTGGAGCAGGTGAAGCCCGTGTTCATGCTGGCCGAGTGGGACGAGCTGCACGCCCCGCCCTTCCTCAAGAAAGGCGAATTCAGCCCCAACACTAAGCTGCTGGAAAAGGCCTTCGACGCCACCTACGGCCTGCGCCTGCGCTACCTGCTCGACAGCATCAGCCGCCGGCAGCAGCCCACCGCCGCCCTCGATAAGTACTTCCAGGCGGAGCGCGCCAAATACCCCGCCAGCAGCTACCTGATGTACTTCACCAGCAGCCACGACATCAACAGCTGGGACGGCACCGAGTACGAGCGGCTGGGCCAAAGCGCCCAGACCCAGGCCGTGCTGACAGCCCTGCTGCCCGGCATTCCGATGGTGTATTCGGGCCAGGAAGCCGCCCTGAAAAAGCGCCTGCGCTTCTTCGATAAGGATACCATCAACTGGAACGGTTACCCGCTCCAGGACTTCTACACCCGGCTGCTGCAGCTGAAAAAGCGCCACCCCGCCCTGCGCAACGGCGACCCGTGCAGTGAGTTTGAGCGCGTAGAAAACAGCAGCTCCGAGGTCTACAGTTTCATCCGGCGCCGGGGCGAGGCCGCTGTGCTGACCGTTGCAAACTTGGGCCGGCAGCCCCACGAGGTGCGCCCCACCACGCTGGGGCCGGGCATCTACCGGGAACTGTTCAGCGGGCAGGTGCTCAAGCTCGGCTCGGGCTCTAAGCTGCTGGTTCCCGCCTACGGCTACCGCGTGTATGAGCGCCTCCCCGACCTGCCCCGCAACGGGCTGTGGTAA
- a CDS encoding DUF983 domain-containing protein — MSTPATPPATPNTDHDSTLLAMVQQRCPRCHQGPLFTHPALSTKFMSMPAQCPVCSQAYEPEPGFYWGAMYISFVFSTGIMLVIGFAVYFLLNDPDTWVYIVSVAVVSLLFTPLSLRYSRTLMLYLFGGIQYRPDKARTNAR; from the coding sequence ATGTCCACTCCTGCCACTCCTCCTGCCACGCCCAACACCGACCACGACTCCACGCTGCTGGCTATGGTGCAGCAGCGCTGCCCCCGCTGCCACCAAGGCCCGCTTTTTACGCATCCGGCCCTCAGCACCAAGTTCATGAGCATGCCCGCGCAGTGCCCAGTGTGCAGCCAGGCCTACGAGCCGGAACCGGGCTTCTATTGGGGCGCCATGTACATCAGCTTCGTGTTTTCGACGGGCATCATGCTGGTGATTGGCTTTGCGGTGTACTTCCTGCTCAACGACCCCGATACGTGGGTGTATATCGTGAGCGTGGCGGTGGTGTCGTTGCTGTTCACGCCGCTGTCGTTGCGCTACTCGCGCACGCTGATGCTGTACCTGTTCGGCGGCATCCAATACCGCCCCGATAAGGCCCGCACCAACGCCCGCTAA
- a CDS encoding helix-turn-helix domain-containing protein → MSLPVLTLQSFPQGPGRRPWYLERLERHVANFPGVSQAHAHDFYLLLYVTQGQGTHTIDLVSYPLVPGSVFFMTPGQVHHWQLSDDAQGYVVLFEADFYLFRYPGERLFEYPFFDHRHAPALQLPAPETELLPLLQRMWQEAAAPAPHQDEVVRSYLHLCLELAARHYPPAAPEAPPADEPRHAQQLLRQFGSLLNQHFRQQREVQHYADLLHVSPNHLNALCRRHLGKTASALVQERVLLEARRLLHHTPATVAQVADALGFEDASYFGRYFRRHTGRTPEAFRQPA, encoded by the coding sequence ATGTCTCTGCCCGTTCTCACGCTGCAGTCGTTTCCGCAGGGGCCGGGCCGGCGGCCGTGGTACCTGGAGCGGCTGGAGCGGCACGTGGCCAACTTCCCCGGCGTCAGCCAGGCCCACGCCCACGATTTTTACCTGCTACTCTACGTCACGCAGGGCCAGGGCACCCACACTATCGACCTAGTGAGTTACCCGCTGGTGCCGGGCAGCGTATTTTTCATGACCCCGGGCCAGGTGCACCACTGGCAGCTTTCCGACGACGCGCAGGGCTACGTGGTGCTGTTTGAGGCCGACTTCTACCTGTTCCGCTACCCCGGCGAACGGCTGTTCGAATACCCGTTCTTCGACCACCGCCACGCCCCCGCCCTGCAGCTGCCAGCCCCCGAAACCGAGCTACTGCCGCTGCTGCAGCGCATGTGGCAGGAGGCCGCCGCCCCCGCTCCGCACCAGGACGAGGTGGTGCGCTCCTACCTGCACCTGTGCCTGGAGCTGGCCGCCCGCCACTACCCGCCCGCGGCGCCCGAAGCCCCGCCCGCCGACGAGCCCCGCCACGCTCAGCAGCTGCTCCGGCAGTTCGGGAGCCTGCTCAACCAGCACTTCCGGCAGCAGCGCGAAGTGCAGCACTACGCCGATTTGCTGCACGTGTCGCCGAACCACCTCAATGCGCTGTGCCGCCGCCACTTGGGCAAAACCGCCAGCGCCCTGGTGCAGGAGCGGGTGCTGCTGGAAGCGCGCCGCCTGCTCCACCACACCCCCGCCACCGTGGCCCAGGTAGCCGACGCGCTGGGCTTCGAGGACGCCTCCTACTTTGGGCGCTACTTCCGCCGCCACACCGGCCGCACGCCCGAGGCCTTCCGCCAGCCGGCCTGA
- a CDS encoding helix-turn-helix domain-containing protein — MQIPFTPLVVVLLAVVAQAVFAAGLLWLAPANRLPNRFLALLMLAIALWLLDGFFREANIYGQNANWYFAPIYYSFAFGPLLYFYVRSLVNHDFRLQRRHVWHFAPVLLQAGLYWWLRLQPYSTRLWFWEAVHQPYTYRVEFIGTWVSLTVYLGLSLRLLQQYRRWLPDNFSEVSKLRLQWLRVLLVLVGVVSAQWLLEVVLREFFGLYYAYDYSTELLGVVVFLVGVVGLRQADMRAVRFEPELAALELQPVFTSLPVPTLPQSDAAPVAMLGAEAASDTPALSAPAAPVADAAVVARIRQALEQERLYLNPTLTLAELSAHTGLAPRLISFTVNNGFGQSFNDLVNGYRVAEVKRRLATSDARRLTLLGIAFESGFNSKTTFNRIFKQFTGTAPRDWNAGVAE; from the coding sequence ATGCAGATACCGTTTACGCCTTTGGTAGTCGTGCTGCTGGCCGTGGTGGCGCAGGCTGTGTTTGCGGCCGGCCTGCTGTGGCTGGCCCCAGCCAACCGCCTGCCCAACCGCTTTCTGGCCCTGCTCATGCTGGCCATAGCCCTCTGGCTGCTCGACGGCTTCTTCCGCGAAGCCAACATCTACGGGCAAAATGCCAACTGGTATTTCGCGCCCATCTACTACTCGTTTGCCTTCGGGCCGCTGCTGTACTTCTACGTGCGCAGCCTCGTCAACCACGATTTCCGGCTGCAGCGGCGGCACGTGTGGCACTTTGCGCCAGTGCTGCTGCAGGCGGGGCTGTACTGGTGGCTGCGGCTGCAGCCGTACAGCACGCGCCTGTGGTTCTGGGAAGCCGTGCATCAGCCCTACACCTACCGGGTGGAGTTTATCGGCACCTGGGTTTCGCTCACGGTATATCTGGGGCTGAGTTTGCGGCTGCTGCAGCAGTACCGCCGCTGGCTGCCCGACAACTTTTCGGAGGTGTCGAAGCTGCGGTTGCAGTGGCTGCGGGTGCTGCTGGTGCTGGTGGGTGTGGTGAGCGCGCAATGGCTGCTGGAAGTGGTGCTGCGCGAGTTTTTCGGGCTGTATTATGCCTACGACTACTCCACCGAGCTGCTGGGTGTGGTGGTGTTTCTGGTAGGCGTGGTAGGGCTGCGTCAAGCCGATATGCGCGCCGTCCGCTTTGAGCCGGAACTGGCGGCCTTGGAGTTGCAGCCCGTTTTTACGTCGCTGCCCGTTCCCACGCTGCCTCAATCAGATGCGGCTCCGGTGGCCATGTTGGGTGCAGAAGCCGCATCCGACACTCCGGCTCTTTCGGCCCCGGCCGCTCCGGTGGCGGATGCGGCTGTGGTGGCGCGCATCCGGCAGGCGCTGGAACAGGAACGGCTTTACCTCAACCCCACGCTCACGCTGGCCGAGCTGTCGGCGCATACCGGCTTGGCCCCGCGTCTGATTTCGTTCACGGTCAACAACGGCTTCGGCCAGAGCTTCAACGACCTAGTGAACGGCTACCGCGTGGCCGAGGTGAAGCGCCGCCTCGCCACCTCCGACGCCCGGCGTCTCACGCTGCTCGGCATTGCCTTCGAAAGCGGCTTCAACTCCAAAACCACCTTCAACCGCATCTTCAAGCAGTTCACCGGCACCGCCCCGCGGGACTGGAATGCTGGGGTGGCGGAGTAG
- a CDS encoding YceI family protein: protein MKLLLAFLTFCTLAATQPAATSYQLLPAALTWTGYAEVGTYAPSGTVQLRRGSFLYDGRTLRQARLEVDMRTIAQEQAQLAEHLRGEDFFDVAKYPMAVFELQQLSQGQARGQLTLRGVTRPVQFPLTLERRPDGRLRLRGTATLDRTQFGINHNSSSFFQNLGSYAIRNEFHLTFDVLAEAAK, encoded by the coding sequence ATGAAACTTCTCCTTGCCTTTCTGACCTTCTGCACGCTGGCCGCCACCCAGCCCGCCGCTACTTCCTACCAGCTGCTGCCCGCCGCCCTCACCTGGACCGGCTACGCCGAAGTGGGCACCTACGCTCCCAGCGGCACCGTGCAGCTCCGTCGTGGCAGCTTCCTCTACGACGGCCGCACCCTGCGTCAGGCCCGCCTCGAAGTGGACATGCGCACCATCGCGCAGGAGCAAGCCCAGCTGGCCGAGCACCTGCGCGGCGAAGATTTCTTTGATGTGGCGAAGTACCCGATGGCCGTTTTCGAGCTGCAGCAGCTTAGCCAGGGGCAGGCCCGCGGCCAGCTCACGCTACGCGGCGTCACGCGGCCCGTGCAGTTTCCGCTCACGCTGGAACGCCGCCCCGACGGCCGCCTGCGCCTGCGCGGCACCGCTACCCTCGACCGCACCCAGTTCGGCATCAACCACAACTCCAGTAGCTTCTTCCAGAACCTGGGCTCCTACGCCATCCGCAACGAGTTCCATCTGACATTCGACGTGCTGGCCGAAGCGGCGAAGTAG
- the ggt gene encoding gamma-glutamyltransferase — protein sequence MKRIFHSLALLALAACSTTPPQTAPDTATLAAPIPAGTPVVADKAMVVSAHPEATRVGVDIMRQGGNAYDAAVAVQFALAVVLPVAGNIGGGGFLLYRGADGQEGALDFRETAPAAATRDMYLNAQGNLIPDLSTLGHRAAGVPGTVAGMVELHKKLGKLTWAQVVQPAVDLAAQGVKLTEKEAAGLNRTRADFARFTPGSSYLRPTPWVAGDLIRHSDLAATLGRIRDQGRAGFYEGATADLIVAEMQRGQGIISKADLAGYQPKWRTPLHGQYRGHDVLTFPPPSSGGVALLQMLQMLQMLQMLDPNVNLRGLGWHSPQATHWITETQRRVYADRATYLGDPDFGKVPVAQLLDKKYNQERMRTAQPRRATPSAQVAAGSGLPAYESDQTTHYNIVDAQGNAVSCTTTLNGAYGSKVVVAGAGFILNNEMDDFSSKPGVPNAYGLVGGTANAIAPGKRMLSSMTPAIFTKNGKLALVVGTPGGSTIITSVLQASLNVLDYGMNAQQAVAAPRLHHQWLPDQIDVEAGALLPAAEDTLRARGYVLKPRNAWGRVEVIRVLPGGKLEGGADPRGDDTAAGY from the coding sequence ATGAAGCGTATTTTTCACTCGCTGGCGCTGCTGGCCCTCGCGGCCTGCTCCACCACTCCGCCCCAGACGGCCCCCGATACTGCCACGCTGGCCGCCCCCATTCCGGCCGGCACGCCCGTGGTGGCCGATAAAGCCATGGTGGTGTCGGCGCACCCCGAGGCCACGCGGGTTGGCGTGGACATCATGCGCCAGGGCGGCAACGCCTACGACGCGGCCGTGGCGGTGCAGTTTGCGCTGGCCGTGGTGCTGCCCGTGGCCGGCAACATCGGCGGGGGCGGCTTCCTGCTCTACCGCGGCGCCGACGGCCAGGAAGGCGCACTGGACTTCCGCGAAACCGCCCCCGCCGCCGCCACGCGCGACATGTACCTCAATGCGCAGGGCAACCTCATTCCGGACCTGAGCACCCTGGGCCACCGCGCGGCCGGCGTGCCGGGCACCGTGGCGGGCATGGTGGAGCTGCACAAAAAGCTGGGCAAGCTGACCTGGGCGCAGGTGGTGCAGCCCGCCGTCGACCTGGCCGCCCAGGGCGTGAAGCTCACCGAAAAGGAAGCGGCTGGCCTGAACCGCACCCGCGCCGATTTCGCCCGGTTCACACCCGGCAGCTCCTACCTCCGGCCCACGCCCTGGGTGGCCGGCGACCTGATCCGGCACTCCGACCTGGCCGCCACGCTGGGCCGCATCCGCGACCAGGGCCGCGCCGGTTTCTACGAAGGTGCTACGGCCGACTTAATCGTGGCCGAAATGCAGCGTGGGCAGGGCATCATCAGCAAAGCCGACCTGGCCGGCTACCAGCCTAAGTGGCGCACGCCGCTGCACGGCCAGTACCGCGGCCACGACGTGCTGACGTTTCCGCCGCCCAGCTCGGGCGGGGTGGCGCTGCTCCAGATGCTGCAGATGCTGCAGATGCTGCAGATGCTGGATCCAAACGTGAATCTGCGCGGCTTGGGCTGGCACTCGCCGCAGGCCACGCACTGGATTACGGAAACCCAGCGCCGCGTGTACGCCGACCGCGCCACCTACCTCGGCGACCCGGATTTCGGCAAGGTGCCGGTGGCCCAGCTACTCGACAAAAAGTACAACCAGGAGCGGATGCGTACTGCCCAGCCGCGCCGCGCCACGCCCAGCGCCCAGGTGGCGGCCGGCTCCGGCTTGCCGGCGTACGAGTCGGACCAGACCACGCACTACAACATCGTGGACGCGCAGGGCAACGCCGTGAGCTGCACGACCACGCTGAATGGGGCGTACGGCAGCAAGGTGGTGGTGGCCGGGGCGGGCTTTATCCTGAACAATGAAATGGACGATTTCAGCAGCAAGCCCGGCGTGCCTAACGCCTACGGGCTGGTGGGCGGCACGGCCAACGCCATTGCGCCCGGTAAGCGCATGCTGTCCTCGATGACGCCGGCCATCTTCACCAAAAACGGCAAGCTGGCCCTGGTGGTGGGCACGCCGGGCGGCAGCACCATCATCACCAGCGTGCTGCAGGCCAGCCTCAATGTGCTCGACTACGGCATGAATGCCCAGCAGGCCGTAGCCGCGCCGCGCCTGCACCACCAGTGGCTGCCCGACCAGATTGATGTGGAAGCCGGCGCCCTGCTGCCCGCCGCCGAAGACACGCTCCGCGCCCGCGGCTACGTGCTGAAACCGCGCAACGCCTGGGGCCGCGTCGAGGTGATTCGTGTGCTGCCCGGCGGCAAGCTGGAAGGCGGCGCCGACCCCCGCGGCGACGACACGGCAGCCGGGTATTAG
- a CDS encoding alpha-amylase family glycosyl hydrolase has protein sequence MAPEMLVPALKTPHLPLVQQDAWLTPYEPVLRQRLQRLDDRLQEIQSEYGSLSKFATAHQQLGLNYDARRRGYWYREWAPAAEALFLIGDFNGWDREATPLQRQPDGVWEIFLVDKQYKEHLTHGSRYKVHVRSAHGAKDRLPATVRRAVQDENTHDFAAQVWRPETPFAWTDQKFRVHNHVKEPLIYEAHVGMATEEGRVGTYREFADQVLPRIQAGGYNCVQLMAVMEHPYYGSFGYHVANFFAVSSRFGTPEDLKYLINEAHKRHLAVLLDVVHSHAVKNEAEGLADFDGSGDQYFHEGPRGNHPGWDSKLFDYAKPEVQRFLLSNLRYWLEEFHFDGFRFDGITSMLYHHHGEGVAFSSYDQYFGPEADDDAILYLQLATTLVHELKKGALLIAEDMSGLPGLCRPISEGGIGFDYRLGMGIPDYWIKLLKHTRDENWNLHELWHTLTNRRAGEKTVAYAESHDQALVGDKTLAHWLLDKAIYEHMHKDDPDPITDRGVALHKLIRLLTLALGGEAYLNFIGNEFGHPEWVDFPREGNDWSYHFARRQWSLADNPDLKFRQLAAFDHAQLHLARKQHLLAHPAAHQLNIDTDNQVLVFERGPLLFVFSFHVSRSIPDYHFFVPHSGHYRILLSTDAPEFGGHNRVDTSLTYETFEEDGIDKLSLYVTSRTALVLMRVG, from the coding sequence ATGGCTCCTGAAATGCTTGTTCCGGCTCTGAAAACGCCACATCTGCCGCTGGTGCAGCAAGATGCCTGGCTGACGCCCTACGAACCCGTACTGCGCCAGCGCCTGCAGCGCCTCGACGACCGCCTGCAGGAAATTCAAAGCGAATACGGCTCGCTGAGCAAGTTTGCCACTGCCCATCAGCAGCTCGGCCTCAACTACGATGCCCGCCGCCGCGGCTACTGGTACCGCGAGTGGGCGCCCGCCGCTGAGGCCCTGTTCCTCATCGGCGACTTCAACGGCTGGGACCGGGAGGCCACGCCCCTGCAGCGCCAGCCCGATGGCGTGTGGGAGATTTTCCTGGTCGACAAGCAGTATAAGGAGCACCTCACGCACGGCAGCCGCTACAAAGTGCACGTGCGCAGTGCCCACGGCGCCAAGGACCGCCTGCCCGCCACCGTGCGCCGCGCCGTGCAGGACGAGAACACCCACGACTTTGCCGCCCAGGTCTGGCGGCCGGAAACGCCCTTCGCCTGGACCGACCAGAAGTTCCGGGTACACAACCACGTCAAGGAGCCGCTGATTTATGAGGCCCACGTGGGCATGGCCACCGAGGAGGGCCGCGTGGGCACCTACCGCGAGTTTGCCGACCAGGTCCTGCCCCGCATTCAGGCCGGCGGCTACAACTGCGTGCAGCTGATGGCCGTGATGGAGCACCCGTACTACGGCTCGTTTGGCTACCATGTAGCCAATTTCTTCGCCGTGTCGTCGCGCTTCGGCACGCCCGAGGACCTGAAGTATCTCATCAACGAAGCTCACAAGCGCCACCTGGCGGTGCTGCTGGACGTGGTGCACTCGCACGCCGTGAAAAACGAGGCCGAAGGTTTGGCCGATTTCGACGGCTCCGGCGACCAGTATTTCCACGAAGGCCCGCGCGGCAACCACCCCGGATGGGACTCCAAGCTGTTCGACTACGCCAAGCCCGAGGTGCAGCGCTTCCTGCTCAGCAACCTGCGCTACTGGCTGGAGGAGTTCCACTTCGACGGCTTCCGCTTCGACGGCATCACCAGCATGCTCTACCACCACCACGGCGAGGGCGTGGCGTTCAGCTCCTACGACCAGTATTTCGGCCCCGAGGCCGACGACGACGCTATTCTGTACCTGCAGCTGGCCACCACGCTGGTGCACGAGCTGAAGAAAGGTGCCCTGCTGATTGCCGAAGACATGAGTGGCCTGCCTGGCCTGTGCCGCCCCATCAGTGAGGGCGGCATCGGCTTCGACTACCGCCTGGGCATGGGCATCCCCGACTATTGGATCAAGCTGCTCAAGCACACCCGCGACGAAAACTGGAACCTGCACGAGCTCTGGCACACGCTCACCAACCGCCGCGCCGGCGAAAAAACCGTGGCCTACGCCGAAAGCCACGACCAGGCGCTGGTCGGCGACAAAACGCTGGCTCACTGGCTGCTGGACAAGGCCATCTACGAGCACATGCACAAAGACGACCCCGACCCCATCACCGACCGGGGCGTGGCGCTGCACAAGCTGATCCGGCTGCTCACGCTGGCGCTGGGTGGTGAGGCCTACCTGAACTTTATCGGCAACGAGTTTGGCCATCCGGAGTGGGTGGACTTCCCACGCGAAGGCAACGACTGGAGCTACCATTTCGCCCGCCGCCAGTGGAGCCTCGCCGACAACCCCGACCTGAAGTTCCGGCAGCTGGCCGCCTTCGACCACGCCCAGCTGCATCTGGCCCGCAAGCAGCACCTGCTGGCGCACCCCGCCGCCCACCAGCTCAACATCGACACCGACAATCAGGTGCTGGTGTTTGAGCGGGGCCCGCTGCTGTTCGTGTTCAGCTTCCACGTGAGCCGCAGCATCCCCGACTACCACTTCTTCGTGCCGCACTCCGGCCACTACCGCATCCTGCTCAGCACCGACGCCCCCGAGTTCGGCGGCCACAACCGCGTCGATACGTCCCTGACCTACGAAACCTTCGAGGAAGATGGCATCGACAAGCTCAGCCTCTACGTCACGAGCCGCACCGCGCTGGTGCTGATGCGGGTGGGGTAG
- a CDS encoding YdeI/OmpD-associated family protein, translating to MSDSQEQVFDTTLELHPTDGGVFLFVPFSVPEVFGQRGQVHVRGTLDGFPFRLPLTLDEDGHHILAVNKQLRNTIGKTWGLPVHVTMMPDTDEPGFVVPDDLARALERTGLRPAFDLLAYPHRREYVQWVERAKKPEARQRRIQDVLEGAETGKKLK from the coding sequence ATGTCTGATTCGCAGGAACAGGTTTTTGATACCACTTTAGAGCTGCATCCGACCGATGGCGGCGTGTTTCTCTTCGTGCCGTTCAGCGTGCCCGAGGTGTTTGGGCAGCGCGGGCAGGTGCACGTGCGCGGCACCCTCGACGGCTTTCCGTTCCGCCTGCCGCTCACGCTTGACGAGGACGGCCACCACATTCTGGCCGTAAACAAGCAGCTGCGCAACACCATCGGCAAAACCTGGGGTTTGCCCGTGCACGTCACGATGATGCCCGACACCGACGAGCCCGGCTTCGTGGTGCCCGACGACCTGGCCCGCGCCCTGGAGCGCACCGGCCTGCGCCCCGCCTTCGACCTGCTGGCCTACCCCCACCGCCGCGAGTATGTGCAATGGGTGGAGCGCGCCAAAAAGCCCGAAGCCCGCCAGCGCCGCATCCAGGACGTGCTGGAAGGTGCCGAAACCGGCAAAAAGCTGAAGTAG
- a CDS encoding glycosyltransferase family 4 protein produces MTIAPLKVLMLGWDAPAGAEATPATTAALVSALAPHAALTLLLPHLTEPMHLPAPATATGLGNLTAEELALADTHFNAPHPETWQSPMAPYLGGTVGTDATGPATPAAPYIGSSEAAPAAAPGQVAAAEPTPADTAQTVETATLLNADAFAADEAEPDAQEAAALDFTELAGAEPEATDQDGAPYSETPAPTAPVAAIQPAPAATPVGPQSVLTVALEALRTPAVSDADLNFRVIQYARFATRLAASQEFAVIYAADWQAWLAGLELRQLTGKPLVLHVHSLAQDRNTAADRGWVLELERLALRRADLVLAASSALALRVLELHELPPQRVRRLSAAAAQDPARLAEAILTALQEVAPA; encoded by the coding sequence ATGACTATTGCTCCGCTTAAGGTACTGATGCTGGGCTGGGACGCGCCCGCCGGAGCGGAGGCGACTCCGGCCACTACTGCCGCGCTGGTTTCGGCGCTGGCCCCGCATGCGGCGCTCACGCTGCTGCTGCCGCATCTGACCGAGCCTATGCACCTGCCGGCCCCCGCCACCGCCACCGGCCTGGGCAACCTCACCGCCGAAGAGCTGGCCCTAGCCGACACCCATTTCAACGCCCCCCATCCGGAAACCTGGCAGTCGCCGATGGCGCCTTACCTGGGCGGCACGGTGGGCACGGATGCAACTGGCCCGGCCACGCCAGCGGCGCCCTACATCGGCAGCAGCGAGGCCGCGCCGGCCGCAGCCCCGGGGCAAGTCGCCGCAGCCGAACCGACTCCGGCAGATACCGCCCAGACCGTCGAAACCGCTACCCTGCTCAACGCTGACGCCTTTGCCGCCGATGAGGCCGAGCCGGACGCACAGGAAGCCGCCGCCCTCGACTTCACGGAGCTGGCTGGCGCCGAGCCAGAAGCCACGGATCAGGATGGAGCGCCCTATTCCGAAACACCTGCGCCCACTGCTCCTGTGGCAGCCATCCAGCCGGCCCCGGCGGCCACGCCGGTCGGCCCGCAGTCGGTGCTGACGGTTGCGCTGGAAGCCCTGCGCACGCCGGCCGTTTCCGATGCCGACCTGAACTTCCGCGTGATTCAGTACGCGCGGTTTGCCACGCGGCTGGCCGCCAGCCAGGAGTTTGCGGTGATTTATGCCGCCGACTGGCAGGCGTGGCTGGCCGGCCTGGAGTTGCGGCAGCTGACCGGCAAGCCGCTGGTGCTGCACGTGCACAGCCTGGCCCAGGACCGCAACACGGCCGCCGACCGGGGCTGGGTGCTGGAGCTGGAGCGCCTGGCGCTGCGCCGCGCCGACCTGGTGCTGGCGGCTTCCTCGGCCCTGGCCCTGCGGGTGCTGGAGCTGCACGAGCTGCCGCCGCAGCGGGTCCGGCGCCTGTCGGCCGCCGCCGCCCAGGACCCGGCCCGCCTCGCCGAAGCCATCCTGACGGCGCTGCAGGAAGTGGCCCCGGCGTAG